From the genome of Papaver somniferum cultivar HN1 chromosome 2, ASM357369v1, whole genome shotgun sequence, one region includes:
- the LOC113350037 gene encoding uncharacterized protein LOC113350037 has protein sequence MAANTQQFYTRGEPMVRKVNEVGDSSHLEYRMGNMERMMQQIAAAVIPSYNDEVEQASAMYQNHQRSRYDLYSSTYNPSWRDHPNFIYAKKQAAVSNPTFNQQGGYQFMQRPQQETQGTLMMQNMQEISKTMQGFNQFQQKSEMAMRDVQNQVSQLANDMNQLKAQAAGKLPSQPLNHKKNVNSIEIRSGKQIEKPTASPESHERDLVKEVDEAVPKKDD, from the coding sequence ATGGCTGCAAACACACAACAATTCTACACTCgaggtgaaccaatggtaagGAAAGTGAATGAAGTTGGTGACTCTTCACATTTGGAATACAGGATGGGTAACATGGAGAGGATGATGCAACAAATAGCAGCGGCTGTAATaccatcatacaacgatgaagttGAGCAAGCAAGTGCTATGTACCAAAATCATCAAAGGTCAAGATATGACCTATATTCCAGCACATACAATCCGAGTTGGCGTGATCATCCTAATTTCATCTACGCCAAAAAGCAAGCTGCAGTTTCCAATCCTACTTTCAATCAACAAGGAGGGTACCAATTCATGCAAAGACCACAACAAGAAACTCAAGGTACTCTTATGATGCAAAATATGCAAGAGATTTCAAAGACAATGCAAGGGTTCAACCAATTCCAGCAGAAATCCGAGATGGCTATGAGAGATGTGCAAAACCAAGTTAGTCAATTGGCTAATGATATGAATCAACTCAAGGCACAAGCAGCTGGAAAACTTCCTTCGCAACCACTAAATCATAAAAAGAATGTGAATTCTATTGAGATACGAAGTGGAAAGCAAATAGAGAAACCGACAGCATCACCGGAGTCCCATGAACGTGATTTAGTGAAAGAAGTGGACGAAGCAGTCCCTAAAAAGGATGATTAG